The DNA sequence AGCGGGGAGCGGTTGCGCATGGACCAGGCAATGTAACAAGGAGCCTCATATCCCGGAACAAGCCGCTTATAAGAATTTACTGTCGGGTTAGTGATGGCAGTAAATGCATCCGCGTGCTTTAAGATACCAGCAAGGAAGTGCATAGCTGTTTCACTCAGACCAGATTCATTGTTCTCGTCATAAAACGCGTTTTCTTTCTCGCTTCGGAAAAGCGACATGTTAGCATGCATTCCATTACCATTAACACCGAAAAGCGGTTTTGGCATGAATGTAGCATGAAGGCCGTGTTTTCTCGCAATAGTTTTTACAACCAGCTTAAATGTCTGAATGTTATCACACGTTGTTACAGCATCAGCATACTTAAAATCGATTTCATGCTGCCCTGGTGCTACTTCGTGGTGGGAAGCTTCAATTTCAAATCCCATGTCCTCAAGTTCAAGAACGATATCACGGCGGCAGTTTTCACCCAGGTCTGTAGGAGCAAGGTCAAAATATCCACCTTTGTCATTCAGCTCAAGAGTAGGCTCTCCGTTTTCGTCATTTTTGAAAAGGAAGAATTCCGGTTCAGGCCCGATATTAAAGTCGGAAAAACCAAGATCTTCTGCTTCTTTAAGTACTTTTTTCAAGACTCCGCGCGGGTCTCCTTCAAATGGAGTGCGGTCTTTATCAGGATTGTGAATGTCGCAGATCAGACGAGCTACTTTTCCTTTTTCCGGCGTCCAAGGGAATACTACCCATGTATCCAAATCCGGGTGAAGATACATATCGGATTCTTCAATACGTACGAAACCTTCAATGGAAGAGCCGTCAAACATCATAAGATTATCAAGTGCTTTAGTCAACTGATCTACTGGAATCTCTACGTTTTTAATAATCCCAAGCAGATCTGTAAATTGGAGACGGATAAATTTAACGTTTTCTTCCTCCGCCATTTTTAGAATGTCTTCTCGTGTCGTTGTTTTACTCATGCAATCATTCTCCTCCTTCAATATACTGTGCAGTGGAATAAAAGTTTCCCTGTTCAAAGGAATCTATATATTTCTTTTAACTGCGATATTCGTATCTTAACGAAATTTAAAATGGGAATGTTATACTTTGTCAGATTATCTAACAGGGAAATTTTCTGACAACGTAAAGTCCGCCTTTTTCTGCTTTTTTCGGGCAAAAAACCAGCTCATCAAAAATTAGAACGGGAATTAAGGGGGTTTGCTTACTGATAGCGGGAATTATTGTCCAACATTCCTTTTTCAGTGAGAACTTTTACAGCACGTACAACTGCAATTTTAACATGTTCAAACGTTAATCCTCCCTGAACATATACTTTATAAGGTTCCCGGACTGGCCCGTCCGCAGATAGTTCGATACTTGCCCCCTGCACGAAAGCTCCAGCAGCCATAATTACATCGTCTTTGTAGCCGGGCATGGCAGACGGCTGGGGTTTTACATGAGAATCTATCGGAGAATTTTCCTGTATTGCCTGACAGAATGCTATCATAGGTTC is a window from the Alkalicoccus halolimnae genome containing:
- the glnA gene encoding type I glutamate--ammonia ligase; translated protein: MSKTTTREDILKMAEEENVKFIRLQFTDLLGIIKNVEIPVDQLTKALDNLMMFDGSSIEGFVRIEESDMYLHPDLDTWVVFPWTPEKGKVARLICDIHNPDKDRTPFEGDPRGVLKKVLKEAEDLGFSDFNIGPEPEFFLFKNDENGEPTLELNDKGGYFDLAPTDLGENCRRDIVLELEDMGFEIEASHHEVAPGQHEIDFKYADAVTTCDNIQTFKLVVKTIARKHGLHATFMPKPLFGVNGNGMHANMSLFRSEKENAFYDENNESGLSETAMHFLAGILKHADAFTAITNPTVNSYKRLVPGYEAPCYIAWSMRNRSPLVRVPSSRGLSTRIEVRSVDPAANPYLAMAALLAAGLDGVRHKLTPPDETNRNIYAMDEEERAAEGIKALPASLKDAIDALRKNDTITKSLGNHALEHFIESKEIEWDMFNTQVHPWEREQYIQTY